Proteins encoded by one window of Mercenaria mercenaria strain notata chromosome 4, MADL_Memer_1, whole genome shotgun sequence:
- the LOC128556419 gene encoding uncharacterized protein LOC128556419, which translates to MKIDDASSPVPDEADGPGETISHGDGALELEPPEEGATLESPPDGGLRAWLIVLACTGINALLGILRILIQVCLLDVVMVMSSETGIESDTLGEMSEQFIALSDVYAPLAAFVMIFFGYRATICIGASVVMTTLIILSYLGDDDTENFIKFLLYGPTAIGMSFIQLGALIPVLEYFTTKRMKALFLSKLGNFVGEFILMVILIEGAFTGESKVTVEWRDFLRGCSGLCIGIGLLGLTLKELKLKMKDDESVTFVQRTLGLTKKDILRNVLLWSTCAVYFFYQWGIVTPQGIFADQDTTKQLSSIDNLPKALFYGLSPILGLILGMFLAWMFKKAVYDEKTRFHVQTLKADRMNIILGILVVAAATMGIGCFIAPHAETFGYFFPFSLVFATFFAFCEGLRDDAVPDEFGRENVRIVEGLILMFAGLGGIITNEIGSNLEDATADENEDDWKKLFRYGGGMLLLSSIVTALVLFLKQSKTLDKIQSEIDANTVAPLKSNVINVLPANGKPELKMQSQDRISGVNNQNNTRQRNGNVDSSSKQEHNVTRIHSSRSNKQRNAPPSLNIGYTHSYQQQGVSPTVRSNDTKPYQLPGVPSTVQSEDFKRNQHSKEGLLFNPSGGFKSNQQPGVPSSYQSGGFKSNQQTREPSPDQSGGFKSNQQSDQSGVFHPYQQRGVLLADHNAVSQPEQRPGLSSLDQIGVFHHNQQREVPSADQNGVSNPDQRPNVTHH; encoded by the exons atgaaaatagacGACGCTTCCTCACCCGTGCCGGACGAAGCCGACGGGCCCGGAGAAACAATCAGTCACGGTGACGGGGCACTGGAACTCGAACCGCCTGAAGAAGGTGCCACGTTAGAAAGTCCGCCAGATGGTGGGCTTCGGGCATGGTTGATTGTGCTTGCATGTACAGGAATTAATGCTCTACTCGGCATATTGCGAATTTTAATACAAGTGTGTCTTCTTGATGTGGTTATGGTTATGTCATCTGAGACAGGAATAGAAAGTGACACACTGGGGGAAATGTCTGAGCAATTTATTGCACTTTCAGATGTGTATG CTCCACTTGCTGCATTTGTTATGATATTCTTTGGTTACCGGGCAACCATTTGCATAGGAGCCAGTGTTGTTATGACAACTTTAATTATCTTGTCCTACCTTGGTGACGATGATAcagaaaactttataaaatttcttttgtATGGACCAACAG CGATAGGAATGAGTTTCATTCAACTTGGAGCTCTGATACCGGTACTCGAATATTTTACAACAAAGAGAATGAAAGCATTATTTCTGTCAAAACTTGGCAATTTTGTCGGAGAGTTCATTCTTATGGTCATATTAATTGAGGGTGCATTTACCGGTGAATCTAAAGTGACAGTGGAGTGGAGAGACTTTTTGAG GGGTTGCTCTGGGTTGTGTATTGGCATAGGACTTCTTGGTCTTACTTTAAAAGAGCtcaaactcaagatgaaagatgACGAATCGGTGACATTTGTTCAAAGAACGCTTGGACTGACAAAGAAAGACATTCTTAGGAATGTATTGCTCTGGTCGACTTGTGCCGTATATTTCTTTTACCAGTGGG GTATTGTAACACCCCAAGGAATATTTGCTGATCAGGACACAACAAAGCAGTTAAGTTCGATTGACAACTTACCAAAAGCACTTTTTTACGGATTAAGCCCAATCCTTGGTTTGATACTGGGAATGTTTCTGGCATGGATGTTCAAGAAAGCAGTCTATGACGAGAAAACCCG gttCCATGTGCAAACACTGAAAGCTGATCGTATGAATATCATACTTGGCATTTTAGTGGTGGCAGCGGCTACAATGGGTATTGGTTGCTTTATTGCACCACATGCTGAAACATTTGGCTACTTCTTCCCATTTAGTCTAGTGTTTGCAACTTTCTTTG CATTTTGCGAAGGATTGAGAGACGATGCTGTCCCGGATGAATTTGGAAGGGAAAATGTACGAATTGTTGAAGGACTTATACTGATGTTTGCAGGACTTGGAGGAATCATTACAAATGAAATTGGAAGTAATTTAGAAG ATGCGACAGCCGACGAAAACGAGGACGATTGGAAGAAATTATTCCGTTATGGCGGTGGTATGTTGCTGTTGTCATCgattgtgacagctcttgtcttgtTTCTCAAACAAAGCAAAACATTGGACAAAATACAATCTGAAATCGATGCAAACACTGTCGCCCCGTTAAAATCAAACGTCATAAACGTCCTTCCAGCAAATGGAAAACCAGAACTAAAGATGCAAAGCCAAGACAGGATTAGTGGcgtaaataatcaaaataatactCGTCAAAGGAATGGTAACGTTGACTCTTCATCCAAGCAGGAGCATAATGTTACCCGAATACATAGCTCTCGATCTAATAAGCAAAGGAATGCTCCACCTTCTTTGAACATTGGATACACCCATTCTTATCAGCAACAGGGCGTGTCACCGACCGTTCGCAGCAATGACACCAAACCATATCAGCTTCCGGGGGTACCATCGACTGTTCAGAGTGAGGATTTTAAAAGGAATCAACATTCTAAGGAGGGGCTATTGTTTAATCCAAGTGGTGGTTTCAAAAGTAATCAGCAGCCTGGAGTGCCATCTTCTTATCAGAGTGGTGGTTTCAAAAGTAATCAGCAGACTAGAGAGCCATCGCCTGATCAGAGTGGTGGTTTTAAAAGTAATCAGCAGTCTGATCAGAGTGGTGTATTCCATCCTTACCAGCAACGGGGGGTACTATTGGCTGATCATAATGCTGTATCGCAACCTGAGCAGCGCCCAGGTTTGTCCTCGTTAGATCAAATTGGTGTATTCCATCATAACCAGCAACGAGAAGTTCCATCGGCTGATCAGAATGGTGTATCAAATCCGGATCAGCGCCCGAATGTGACACATCATTAG
- the LOC128556759 gene encoding uncharacterized protein LOC128556759 produces the protein MDRNTITSPMPTDVDEPGETISHADGALELEPPAEGTTLESPPDGGLRAWLIVLACTGINALFSILRILIQVCLLDDDMSSDTGIDSDTLDEMDEQLTVLSDLYAPLAALVMIFLGYQATVCIGASVVMVILFFLSYFGDDDTEKFIKFILYGPVGKF, from the exons ATGGATAGAAACACCATTACTTCACCTATGCCGACCGACGTCGACGAGCCCGGAGAAACAATCAGCCACGCTGATGGAGCACTGGAGCTCGAACCTCCTGCAGAAGGTACCACGTTAGAAAGCCCGCCAGATGGTGGACTCCGGGCATGGCTGATTGTGCTTGCTTGTACAGGAATTAATGCTCTATTCAGCATATTGCGAATTTTAATACAAGTATGTCTTCTTGATGATGATATGTCATCTGATACAGGAATAGATAGTGACACACTAGATGAGATGGATGAGCAATTAACTGTACTTTCAGATTTGTATG ctccacttgCTGCGCTTGTAATGATATTTCTTGGTTACCAAGCAACTGTTTGCATTGGAGCTAGTGTTGTTATGGTAATCTTATTCTTCCTGTCTTACTTTGGTGACGATGATACagaaaagtttataaaatttatcttatacGGGCCGGTGggtaagttttaa